Proteins from a genomic interval of Pseudomonas sp. RC10:
- a CDS encoding HAMP domain-containing sensor histidine kinase: MLLEFISECVSLQTVPELTKLVAARLHWICDYDTCTTLLPEPDGLSLWSQDRKVCTAAKIEDESCLSSHGTALRDAMAKGSPTVAYCNDSDRFVLALPLGSRTAVHGALCVGRVGKGFSQEDVRHLQHACSSVGGALARIAALAAERTAEHAIKLVESELRAAAEDRVLLAEQMVGIVSHDLRNPLSAILMGTSLMEMGEANPAKKQRLLQSVQNATRRAQRLVEDLLDFTQARVGKGLAVQMANVDLDELMASIVDELRLSFPNLEHHLPDHPLGSACLDADRIHQLLGNLVANATLYGTPRKPVHLKCEINEGELVFSVSNEGDPIPPAMLADMFEPMIRGHQNQNEQHGVGLGLYIVRAIAQGHQGTVAVTSCAENGTCFSVHLSIGRMA; this comes from the coding sequence TTGCTGCTGGAATTCATATCCGAGTGCGTGAGCTTACAGACCGTGCCGGAACTGACCAAGCTGGTCGCGGCGCGGCTGCACTGGATTTGCGATTACGACACCTGCACGACGTTACTCCCCGAGCCAGACGGTTTGTCGCTGTGGTCCCAGGATCGGAAAGTCTGCACCGCCGCGAAGATTGAAGATGAGTCTTGTCTGTCGAGCCACGGGACTGCGCTGAGAGACGCCATGGCCAAAGGCTCACCAACGGTCGCGTACTGCAATGACAGCGACAGGTTTGTGTTAGCCCTGCCTTTGGGATCAAGGACTGCTGTACACGGCGCCTTGTGCGTAGGCAGGGTCGGAAAAGGATTCTCCCAAGAGGATGTTCGCCATCTTCAACATGCGTGCAGCTCGGTCGGCGGGGCCTTGGCGCGTATCGCGGCGCTGGCAGCTGAGCGCACAGCCGAACACGCGATCAAACTGGTGGAATCTGAGCTCCGTGCAGCCGCCGAGGACCGGGTGCTCTTGGCTGAACAGATGGTTGGCATCGTGAGTCATGACTTGCGTAACCCGCTGTCGGCCATCCTCATGGGAACCAGCTTGATGGAAATGGGCGAGGCAAATCCCGCAAAAAAACAACGGTTACTGCAAAGCGTACAGAACGCCACGCGGCGGGCACAGCGCCTGGTTGAAGACCTACTCGACTTTACTCAGGCCCGCGTTGGCAAAGGACTGGCCGTCCAAATGGCTAACGTAGACCTGGACGAGCTTATGGCGTCGATTGTCGATGAGCTTCGGCTGAGCTTCCCGAACCTGGAGCATCATCTCCCTGATCATCCGTTGGGATCAGCCTGTCTCGACGCGGACCGTATTCATCAACTGCTTGGCAACCTGGTGGCCAACGCCACCCTGTACGGAACGCCGAGAAAGCCTGTCCATCTCAAATGCGAAATCAACGAAGGCGAACTCGTTTTCTCTGTCAGCAATGAAGGTGACCCGATTCCGCCAGCAATGCTCGCAGACATGTTCGAACCCATGATTCGAGGGCATCAAAATCAAAATGAGCAGCATGGTGTCGGGCTAGGCCTCTACATCGTTCGCGCAATCGCGCAAGGACATCAGGGGACCGTGGCTGTGACGTCTTGCGCAGAGAATGGGACCTGTTTTTCAGTGCATCTCTCGATCGGTCGCATGGCTTAA
- a CDS encoding carboxymuconolactone decarboxylase family protein, whose protein sequence is MPFSTLKIPHEFSAESEKVFGEFQRGMGFPMTPNFMKMHGHSLAAAKGTWGLLQGAMLSGNLPRALKEMLVAAVSHDRKCMYCEAAHLACCRSLGIDTATLQALVENIEDLTPEKVRDIILFAVKCARNPQGMTQEDYSSLHSHGLNDEDIMELISVIGLAVYLNIVADATGVAPDDMFFQI, encoded by the coding sequence ATGCCATTCTCGACATTAAAAATACCGCACGAGTTTTCAGCGGAATCCGAGAAAGTTTTCGGAGAGTTCCAGCGTGGCATGGGCTTTCCAATGACGCCCAACTTCATGAAGATGCACGGGCACTCGCTGGCGGCGGCGAAGGGAACATGGGGCTTACTGCAAGGCGCGATGCTAAGCGGAAACCTGCCACGTGCGCTCAAAGAGATGCTTGTCGCGGCGGTATCACATGACCGCAAGTGCATGTACTGCGAAGCTGCGCATCTGGCGTGTTGCAGAAGCCTTGGAATCGACACCGCCACCCTTCAGGCCTTGGTCGAAAATATCGAGGACCTTACGCCGGAAAAGGTGCGGGACATCATCCTTTTTGCGGTGAAGTGTGCACGCAACCCACAAGGCATGACACAGGAGGATTATTCATCCCTGCACAGTCATGGCCTGAACGACGAAGACATCATGGAATTGATTTCAGTCATCGGCTTGGCCGTGTATTTGAACATCGTTGCGGACGCCACCGGTGTGGCACCCGACGACATGTTTTTCCAAATCTGA